The Pyrus communis chromosome 9, drPyrComm1.1, whole genome shotgun sequence genome has a segment encoding these proteins:
- the LOC137745255 gene encoding C-type lectin receptor-like tyrosine-protein kinase At1g52310 translates to MGLMEGNPIALQLVAPLIVCFLLGACDSHRVYKESIRRHLVASGTGESKEPCPTGWILGPNRRKCFGYMRSPQPWNKSETHCKSYNGNLSAFKTSQELTFAQNLCAETSGCWVGGRGVNSTIGLGWKWFDNTSYWNGSFFPGEPLQSICSNISCHTNRSVDVCILVTNRSTSLSAERCNTSHAFICMVDLGNRCYHMHCHREYLIILGVVSGLILFTTLAVVIWLLAYKRSKKRRRSRKLSNPAETALVPPSWKVFMKEELRSITKNFSEGNRLLGDAKTGGTYSGLLPDGSRVAVKRLKRSSFQRKKEFYSEIGRVARLHHSNLVAVKGCCYDHGDRYIVYEFIVNGPLDKWLHHIPRGGRSLGWAMRMKIATTLAQGIAFLHDKVKPHVVHRDIRASNVLLDEDFGAHLMGVGLSKFVPCEVIHERTVMAGGTYGYLAPEFVYRNELTTKSDVYSFGVLLLEIVSGRRPAQAVDSVGWQSIFEWATPLVQAHRYPDLLDPHITASSSGIPEAGVIQKVVDLVYACTQHVPSMRPRMSHIVHQLQQLAQTTVPK, encoded by the exons TGATGGAAGGGAATCCGATTGCTCTGCAATTGGTTGCGCCTCTGATTGTTTGCTTTCTGCTGGGTGCATGCGATTCACATAGG GTGTATAAGGAGTCGATTCGCAGGCATTTGGTTGCTTCTGGAACTGGAGAAAGTAAAG AACCATGCCCTACTGGTTGGATACTTGGACCTAATAGGAGGAAGTGCTTTGGTTATATGAGAAGCCCCCAACCATGGAACAAGTCAGAAACCCATTGTAAAAGTTATAATGGCAACTTATCagcattcaaaacatctcaagAACTTACGTTTGCTCAAAATCTGTGTGCTGAAACCAGTGGCTGCTGGGTTGGAGGAAGAGGTGTCAACTCTACCATTGGTCTTGGTTGGAAATGGTTTGATAATACTTCGTATTGGAATGGGTCTTTCTTTCCTGGGGAACCTCTTCAATCCATTTGCAGTAACATCTCTTGCCACACCAATAGATCTGTCGACGTATGCATATTGGTGACTAATAGATCCACATCTCTCTCGGCTGAAAGATGCAATACGTCTCATGCTTTTATATGCATGGTTGATTTAG GGAACAGATGTTACCACATGCATTGCCACAGAGAATATCTTATTATCCTTGGAGTAGTAAGTGGGTTGATTCTCTTCACAACATTAGCTGTAGTGATTTGGCTTCTTGCATACAAGCGGAGCAAGAAGCGCAGACGTTCCCGCAAACTATCTAATCCAGCAGAAACTGCATTAGTCCCTCCGTCATGGAAAGTCTTCATGAAAGAGGAACTAAGGTCAATTACAAAGAACTTTAGTGAAGGAAACCGTCTTCTGGGAGATGCCAAGACAGGAGGCACGTATAGTGGACTTCTTCCTGATGGCTCAAGGGTCGCTGTTAAGAGGTTGAAGAGATCTAGTTTTCAAAGGAAAAAGGAGTTCTACTCTGAAATTGGAAGGGTTGCAAGGCTTCACCACTCAAATTTGGTGGCTGTGAAAGGCTGCTGTTATGATCATGGTGATCGCTACATAGTTTATGAGTTCATAGTTAATGGACCTTTGGATAAATGGCTGCACCACATACCTAGGGGTGGTCGGAGCTTAGGTTGGGCCATGAGAATGAAAATTGCCACAACTCTTGCTCAAGGAATTGC GTTCTTACATGACAAGGTGAAGCCACATGTCGTGCATCGTGACATCCGTGCCAGTAATGTACTGCTTGATGAAGATTTTGGAGCACACCTAATGGGGGTTGGTCTGTCAAAGTTTGTCCCATGTGAAGTGATCCATGAGAGGACCGTGATGGCTGGTGGCACATATGGATACCTTGCTCCAGAATTTGTCTACAGAAATGAACTTACGACAAAGAGTGATGTTTATAGTTTTGGTGTGCTGCTGCTTGAAATTGTGAGTGGACGTAGACCTGCACAGGCCGTTGATTCTGTGGGTTGGCAGAGCATTTTTGAGTGGGCAACACCTCTGGTTCAGGCTCATCGCTACCCGGATCTCCTGGATCCTCATATAACCGCTTCTTCTTCTGGGATTCCGGAGGCTGGTGTGATTCAAAAGGTGGTGGACCTCGTATATGCTTGTACACAGCATGTCCCATCAATGCGCCCGAGGATGTCACACATTGTTCATCAGCTTCAACAGTTAGCCCAGACTACCGTTCCAAAATAG